In the Limanda limanda chromosome 10, fLimLim1.1, whole genome shotgun sequence genome, one interval contains:
- the zbtb3 gene encoding zinc finger and BTB domain-containing protein 3 isoform X1, with the protein MEFPQHSQQLLSALRSQRQRGFLCDCTVLVGSSQFMAHRAVLASCSPFFHMFYSDSPGSNGENKSSCSVTLDSDIVTAAAFGLLLDFVYEGVLQLEESQPVEDILAAASFLHMNEVVRVCKRRLQRRGPQAEADSTRSEESAGLRKAIERGRQSDGGGAEPVVALAGDHLNSVATAVQLSSVAVGRQVESVKSERRTSGGSSEARIHTLLSPDLADTTQPGMDSPPFPPGREFVQGLITGQSVPASGGHTRMGVGGQGSALSSPCSTTEIYSSNQQPSSSSSSSSSSSLIPVSVAGGRSGVALSESSLSPSLHQDVLRLPRHNDVRKRLETDHRGTSDGGQQMVMLIHGSAPNSHLQSNPVQSPIQRAPPQIRIQNTLSLQSQSSDFHIHCQTQNLGGPEGDTGASPTTRNVGRVRTDSSNEKNVIVKVEAIVISDEELEEENREREPVMELDNDFEDDLQEEELNSPQFLHSHPQALLQMTSHSNDYSFPLSPSSSSSGAGPSSQEPSSFAASLLTPSTAQQHLETPTYYQDSMGNFMEDVPTCGVCGKTFSCTYTLRRHAIVHTRERPYECRYCYRSYTQSGDLYRHIRKAHDQTLPAKRSKADMEPSLSPQPPPDLS; encoded by the exons ATGGAGTTCCCCCAGCACTCCCAGCAGCTCCTGTCCGCGCTGCGCTCCCAGCGTCAGAGAGGCTTCCTCTGCGACTGCACCGTCCTGGTGGGATCGTCCCAGTTCATGGCTCATCGTGCTGTCCTGGCCTCCTGCTCGCCTTTCTTTCACATGTTTTACTCGGATTCCCCAGGGAGCAATGGTGAAAACAAATCTAGCTGCTCTGTCACACTCGACAGTGACATTGTCACGGCTGCTGCTTTTGGCTTGCTCTTGGACTTTGTTTATGAAGgtgtgctgcagctggaggagtcTCAACCGGTGGAGGACATACTGGCGGCTGCGAGCTTTCTGCACATGAACGAGGTGGTGAGAGTGTGCAAGAGACGGCTGCAGAGACGAGGGCCTCAGGCTGAGGCCGACAGCACCCGCTCCGAGGAGAGTGCCGGTCTGAGGAAGGCAATAGAGAGGGGAAGACAGAGTGATGGTGGTGGAGCTGAGCCTGTTGTGGCCCTGGCAGGAGATCACTTGAATTCAGTTGCAACGGCAGTGCAACTCTCATCAGTGGCGGTGGGGAGGCAGGTGGAGTCGGTCAAGTCTGAGCGGAGGACTAGTGGGGGGTCATCAGAGGCACGGATTCACACTCTTCTGAGCCCTGATCTTGCTGATACCACTCAGCCAGGAATGGATTCCCCTCCGTTCCCCCCAGGCAGAGAGTTCGTGCAGGGCCTCATCACTGGTCAATCTGTCCCCGCCTCTGGAGGTCACACGAGGATGGGAGTTGGAGGTCAGGGGTCGGCACTCAGCAGCCCCTGCAGCACCACAGAGATATACAG CAGCAACCAGCAGccctcttcctcgtcttcttcctcgtcttcctcctccctgaTCCCTGTCAGTGTGGCTGGTGGGCGATCAGGAGTTGCTCTGTCAGAATCCAGTCTTTCTCCAAGCCTTCATCAGGACGTACTTCGATTACCCCGTCACAATGATGTTCGGAAACGCTTGGAGACCGACCACAGAGGTACATCAGACGGAGGACAGCAGATGGTCATGTTAATCCACGGGTCAGCACCCAACTCACACCTACAATCCAATCCGGTACAATCACCAATCCAGCGTGCACCTCCCCAAATTCGAATCCAGAACACTTTGTCACTCCAAAGCCAAAGCTCCGACTTTCACATTCACTGTCAGACACAAAACCTTGGGGGACCTGAGGGGGATACCGGAGCTTCACCCACCACAAGAAATGTGGGCAGAGTGCGTACAGACAGCAGTAATGAGAAGAATGTGATAGTCAAAGTGGAGGCCATTGTTATATCTGatgaagagctggaggaggagaacagagagagagaaccagtgATGGAACTGGACAATGATTTTGAAGACGACCTCCAGGAAGAGGAGTTGAACAGTCCTCAGTTTCTCCACTCCCACCCGCAGGCCCTACTACAGATGACGTCCCATTCAAATGACTActccttccccctctctccctcctcttcctcttctggtGCCGGCCCTTCCTCGCAGGAACCCTCCTCTTTTGctgcctccctcctcactccgtCCACAGCTCAGCAGCATTTAGAGACTCCAACGTACTACCAGGACTCTATGGGTAACTTCATGGAGGACGTCCCCACTTGTGGCGTCTGTGGAAAGACATTCTCATGCACGTACACACTAAGGCGTCACGCCATTGTGCACACACGCGAGCGCCCTTACGAGTGTCGCTACTGCTATCGGAGCTACACACAGTCCGGCGACCTTTACAGACACATTCGCAAAGCTCATGACCAGACGCTGCCGGCCAAACGCAGCAAGGCAGACATGGAGCCCTCCCTCTCCCCACAACCACCTCCGGACCTCAGTTAA
- the trpt1 gene encoding tRNA 2'-phosphotransferase 1 isoform X2 has translation MTYALRHGANQMGLQMRADGFLFVEELLAHPQFRSYSLEDIERVVVTDDKQRFKLRSHPEDGRMEIRANQGHSVQVRDLELKPVLPGSSDYPAEAVHGSYLSKWSSIQQQGLSRMTRTHIHLAPGLPGEDGVISGMRTNCDLAVFIDVPKALADGIEFFWSENGVLLTAGDAEGKLLPKYFSRALRLRPTQSILPLQ, from the exons ATGACTTATGCTCTGCGTCATGGAGCCAACCAGATGGGTCTTCAAATGAGAGCAG ATGGCTTCTTGTTTGTGGAGGAGCTCTTGGCCCACCCGCAGTTTCGCTCTTACTCATTGGAGGACATCGAGAGAGTCGTGGTCACAGATGACAAGCAGCGCTTCAAGCTGCGTTCGCACCCAgaggatggacggatggagatTCGAGCCAACCAGGGCCATTCAGTCCAG GTGAGGGATTTGGAGCTGAAACCGGTCCTGCCTGGTTCTTCAGACTATCCTGCTGAGGCCGTTCATGGCTCCTACCTCAGCAAATGGAGCTCTATCCAGCAGCAGGGTCTGAGCCGCATGACGAGGACGCACATTCACCTGGCACCAGGACTCCCAGGGGAGGATGGCGTCATCAGTG GAATGAGAACAAACTGTGATCTTGCCGTGTTCATCGACGTCCCAAAAGCTCTCGCTG ATGGTATTGAGTTCTTCTGGTCAGAAAACGGCGTGTTGCTGACTGCAGGTGACGCAGAGGGAAAACTTCTCCCAAAGTACTTTAGCCGAGCCTTAAGACTGAGACCTACAC AGAGCATCCTGCCACTTCAGTAG
- the trpt1 gene encoding tRNA 2'-phosphotransferase 1 isoform X1 has translation MDSDRGGRGGRGGGGRGRRNRGGEDRDVRLSKSMTYALRHGANQMGLQMRADGFLFVEELLAHPQFRSYSLEDIERVVVTDDKQRFKLRSHPEDGRMEIRANQGHSVQVRDLELKPVLPGSSDYPAEAVHGSYLSKWSSIQQQGLSRMTRTHIHLAPGLPGEDGVISGMRTNCDLAVFIDVPKALADGIEFFWSENGVLLTAGDAEGKLLPKYFSRALRLRPTQSILPLQ, from the exons ATGGAcagtgacagaggaggaagaggaggaagaggaggaggtggtagaGGAAGGAGGAACCGTGGTGGAGAG GACAGAGATGTCCGCCTGTCCAAATCCATGACTTATGCTCTGCGTCATGGAGCCAACCAGATGGGTCTTCAAATGAGAGCAG ATGGCTTCTTGTTTGTGGAGGAGCTCTTGGCCCACCCGCAGTTTCGCTCTTACTCATTGGAGGACATCGAGAGAGTCGTGGTCACAGATGACAAGCAGCGCTTCAAGCTGCGTTCGCACCCAgaggatggacggatggagatTCGAGCCAACCAGGGCCATTCAGTCCAG GTGAGGGATTTGGAGCTGAAACCGGTCCTGCCTGGTTCTTCAGACTATCCTGCTGAGGCCGTTCATGGCTCCTACCTCAGCAAATGGAGCTCTATCCAGCAGCAGGGTCTGAGCCGCATGACGAGGACGCACATTCACCTGGCACCAGGACTCCCAGGGGAGGATGGCGTCATCAGTG GAATGAGAACAAACTGTGATCTTGCCGTGTTCATCGACGTCCCAAAAGCTCTCGCTG ATGGTATTGAGTTCTTCTGGTCAGAAAACGGCGTGTTGCTGACTGCAGGTGACGCAGAGGGAAAACTTCTCCCAAAGTACTTTAGCCGAGCCTTAAGACTGAGACCTACAC AGAGCATCCTGCCACTTCAGTAG
- the zbtb3 gene encoding zinc finger and BTB domain-containing protein 3 isoform X2 has translation MEFPQHSQQLLSALRSQRQRGFLCDCTVLVGSSQFMAHRAVLASCSPFFHMFYSDSPGSNGENKSSCSVTLDSDIVTAAAFGLLLDFVYEGVLQLEESQPVEDILAAASFLHMNEVVRVCKRRLQRRGPQAEADSTRSEESAGLRKAIERGRQSDGGGAEPVVALAGDHLNSVATAVQLSSVAVGRQVESVKSERRTSGGSSEARIHTLLSPDLADTTQPGMDSPPFPPGREFVQGLITGQSVPASGGHTRMGVGGQGSALSSPCSTTEIYSNQQPSSSSSSSSSSSLIPVSVAGGRSGVALSESSLSPSLHQDVLRLPRHNDVRKRLETDHRGTSDGGQQMVMLIHGSAPNSHLQSNPVQSPIQRAPPQIRIQNTLSLQSQSSDFHIHCQTQNLGGPEGDTGASPTTRNVGRVRTDSSNEKNVIVKVEAIVISDEELEEENREREPVMELDNDFEDDLQEEELNSPQFLHSHPQALLQMTSHSNDYSFPLSPSSSSSGAGPSSQEPSSFAASLLTPSTAQQHLETPTYYQDSMGNFMEDVPTCGVCGKTFSCTYTLRRHAIVHTRERPYECRYCYRSYTQSGDLYRHIRKAHDQTLPAKRSKADMEPSLSPQPPPDLS, from the exons ATGGAGTTCCCCCAGCACTCCCAGCAGCTCCTGTCCGCGCTGCGCTCCCAGCGTCAGAGAGGCTTCCTCTGCGACTGCACCGTCCTGGTGGGATCGTCCCAGTTCATGGCTCATCGTGCTGTCCTGGCCTCCTGCTCGCCTTTCTTTCACATGTTTTACTCGGATTCCCCAGGGAGCAATGGTGAAAACAAATCTAGCTGCTCTGTCACACTCGACAGTGACATTGTCACGGCTGCTGCTTTTGGCTTGCTCTTGGACTTTGTTTATGAAGgtgtgctgcagctggaggagtcTCAACCGGTGGAGGACATACTGGCGGCTGCGAGCTTTCTGCACATGAACGAGGTGGTGAGAGTGTGCAAGAGACGGCTGCAGAGACGAGGGCCTCAGGCTGAGGCCGACAGCACCCGCTCCGAGGAGAGTGCCGGTCTGAGGAAGGCAATAGAGAGGGGAAGACAGAGTGATGGTGGTGGAGCTGAGCCTGTTGTGGCCCTGGCAGGAGATCACTTGAATTCAGTTGCAACGGCAGTGCAACTCTCATCAGTGGCGGTGGGGAGGCAGGTGGAGTCGGTCAAGTCTGAGCGGAGGACTAGTGGGGGGTCATCAGAGGCACGGATTCACACTCTTCTGAGCCCTGATCTTGCTGATACCACTCAGCCAGGAATGGATTCCCCTCCGTTCCCCCCAGGCAGAGAGTTCGTGCAGGGCCTCATCACTGGTCAATCTGTCCCCGCCTCTGGAGGTCACACGAGGATGGGAGTTGGAGGTCAGGGGTCGGCACTCAGCAGCCCCTGCAGCACCACAGAGATATACAG CAACCAGCAGccctcttcctcgtcttcttcctcgtcttcctcctccctgaTCCCTGTCAGTGTGGCTGGTGGGCGATCAGGAGTTGCTCTGTCAGAATCCAGTCTTTCTCCAAGCCTTCATCAGGACGTACTTCGATTACCCCGTCACAATGATGTTCGGAAACGCTTGGAGACCGACCACAGAGGTACATCAGACGGAGGACAGCAGATGGTCATGTTAATCCACGGGTCAGCACCCAACTCACACCTACAATCCAATCCGGTACAATCACCAATCCAGCGTGCACCTCCCCAAATTCGAATCCAGAACACTTTGTCACTCCAAAGCCAAAGCTCCGACTTTCACATTCACTGTCAGACACAAAACCTTGGGGGACCTGAGGGGGATACCGGAGCTTCACCCACCACAAGAAATGTGGGCAGAGTGCGTACAGACAGCAGTAATGAGAAGAATGTGATAGTCAAAGTGGAGGCCATTGTTATATCTGatgaagagctggaggaggagaacagagagagagaaccagtgATGGAACTGGACAATGATTTTGAAGACGACCTCCAGGAAGAGGAGTTGAACAGTCCTCAGTTTCTCCACTCCCACCCGCAGGCCCTACTACAGATGACGTCCCATTCAAATGACTActccttccccctctctccctcctcttcctcttctggtGCCGGCCCTTCCTCGCAGGAACCCTCCTCTTTTGctgcctccctcctcactccgtCCACAGCTCAGCAGCATTTAGAGACTCCAACGTACTACCAGGACTCTATGGGTAACTTCATGGAGGACGTCCCCACTTGTGGCGTCTGTGGAAAGACATTCTCATGCACGTACACACTAAGGCGTCACGCCATTGTGCACACACGCGAGCGCCCTTACGAGTGTCGCTACTGCTATCGGAGCTACACACAGTCCGGCGACCTTTACAGACACATTCGCAAAGCTCATGACCAGACGCTGCCGGCCAAACGCAGCAAGGCAGACATGGAGCCCTCCCTCTCCCCACAACCACCTCCGGACCTCAGTTAA